The Caloramator mitchellensis genome contains a region encoding:
- a CDS encoding glycine C-acetyltransferase produces MGSKTLHEFLTKNLEELKAQGVFRKLPVVGGPSGPVCIINGKEVINLSSNNYLGFANDPRLVEAAIKATEKYGAGAGAVRTIIGTLEIHEELEEKLAKFKKTEGVIVFQSGFNCNMGTVSALMTKEDAILSDELNHASIIDGCRLSGAKILRYKHSDMDDLRRVIKEAKESGQYKKFMIVTDGVFSMDGDIAKLPEIVEIAEEYDAFVYVDDAHASGVLGKNGSGSVSHFNLYGRVDVQVGTLSKAIGVVGGYVAGSKELVDWLKHRGRPFLFSTAMTPGACGAAIKAIEILSESSELVDRLWDNARYFKEKLAAKGFDIGHSETPITPVIIGEEAKAMKFSDELFNEGLFAQGIAFPTVPRGTARVRNIITAAHTKEMLDEAIAIYEKVGKKMGII; encoded by the coding sequence ATGGGTAGCAAAACATTGCATGAATTTTTAACAAAAAATCTTGAGGAATTAAAGGCTCAGGGAGTATTCAGAAAACTTCCAGTAGTTGGCGGACCAAGTGGTCCAGTTTGTATTATTAATGGAAAAGAAGTTATAAATTTATCATCAAATAACTATCTTGGATTTGCTAATGACCCAAGACTAGTTGAAGCTGCGATTAAGGCTACTGAAAAATATGGTGCTGGAGCAGGTGCAGTAAGAACAATAATTGGAACTCTGGAAATACATGAAGAGCTTGAAGAAAAACTTGCAAAATTCAAGAAAACTGAAGGAGTAATTGTATTTCAATCGGGGTTTAATTGCAACATGGGAACTGTGAGCGCATTAATGACTAAAGAAGATGCAATTTTGTCAGATGAATTAAACCATGCCAGCATAATTGATGGCTGCAGATTATCAGGTGCAAAAATTTTAAGATATAAGCATAGCGATATGGATGATTTAAGAAGAGTAATAAAGGAAGCTAAAGAAAGTGGCCAATATAAGAAATTTATGATTGTTACTGACGGAGTATTCTCAATGGATGGAGATATTGCAAAACTACCTGAAATAGTTGAAATTGCTGAAGAATATGATGCATTTGTTTATGTTGATGATGCTCATGCTTCAGGTGTTTTGGGCAAAAATGGAAGTGGGTCAGTATCACACTTTAATCTATATGGTAGAGTAGATGTTCAAGTAGGAACACTTTCAAAAGCGATTGGAGTAGTAGGCGGGTATGTAGCAGGTTCAAAGGAACTTGTTGACTGGCTAAAGCACAGAGGAAGACCTTTCTTATTCTCAACAGCTATGACACCAGGAGCATGTGGAGCAGCAATTAAAGCTATAGAAATATTGTCCGAGAGCAGTGAACTTGTAGATAGACTTTGGGATAATGCAAGATATTTTAAGGAAAAATTAGCAGCAAAGGGATTTGACATTGGACATAGCGAAACACCGATTACACCCGTAATTATTGGAGAAGAAGCAAAGGCTATGAAGTTTAGTGATGAACTTTTCAATGAAGGATTATTTGCTCAAGGAATCGCATTCCCAACAGTTCCAAGAGGAACTGCGAGAGTTAGAAATATTATAACTGCAGCTCATACTAAGGAGATGCTTGATGAGGCAATTGCTATATATGAAAAAGTTGGAAAGAAGATGGGTATTATATAA
- the nth gene encoding endonuclease III, producing the protein MENIEKILKYLESQYKHLGCALNFNSEFELLIATMLSAQTTDETVNKVTEKLFAKYNSPETISRMKVEELEKYIKTCGLYKTKAKNIIETSKKILEEFDGKVPENLEDLIKLPGVGRKTANVVLANAFGKDTIAVDTHVFRVSNRIGLASSNDVLKTEMQLMQNIPKEYWSRAHHWIIWHGRKICTARKPKCNECMIKEFCNFYKNNEN; encoded by the coding sequence ATGGAAAATATTGAAAAAATATTAAAATATTTAGAAAGTCAATACAAGCATCTAGGATGCGCATTAAATTTTAACAGCGAATTCGAACTATTGATAGCAACCATGCTATCTGCACAAACGACCGATGAAACGGTTAATAAAGTCACTGAAAAATTGTTTGCAAAATACAATAGCCCGGAAACAATTTCAAGGATGAAAGTTGAAGAATTGGAGAAGTATATTAAAACTTGTGGATTATATAAAACTAAAGCCAAAAATATAATTGAGACTAGCAAAAAAATACTAGAAGAATTCGATGGCAAAGTTCCTGAAAATCTTGAAGATTTAATCAAATTACCTGGAGTTGGCAGGAAAACTGCAAATGTTGTTCTTGCAAATGCATTTGGCAAAGATACAATTGCAGTTGATACACATGTTTTCAGAGTCTCCAATAGGATTGGGCTTGCTAGTTCGAATGATGTGTTAAAGACTGAAATGCAATTAATGCAAAACATCCCAAAGGAATATTGGTCAAGAGCACATCACTGGATTATTTGGCATGGACGAAAGATTTGCACTGCGAGGAAACCTAAATGTAATGAATGCATGATAAAAGAATTTTGTAATTTTTACAAAAATAATGAAAATTAA
- a CDS encoding VanW family protein → MNKGLKIAIPLLIIALILAFGIILLNETSASSNRIYKGIYINNINVGGMTYDEAYRLLNEKFNIPLQEKVITLKYRDKEFRTTNKLLETRYDIEEKVNEALNYGKEGNIFEKTIERLKISTSSINLQLEIIVNEKNIDGVVNKISKSLITMPVDATIKLIDGKFIITPDVNGRQVDDAKLKEILLNSVKTTNSEELQIPVKVVEAKIKQDDLEKIDTRISAFATKFNPADVNRTGNLKIASSSIDGTLVMPGEVFSMNKVLGPRVASKGYKEAPVIINGTLVPGLAGGICQVTSTVYNAALLANFEIVERRPHGLKVSYVPAGRDATISGNIIDFKFKNTNKTPLYIRAWVGKNYVNVEFYSANENPNMNVVIESEIIERIPTTTEYVKDSNLYQGEKVTEVKPIDGIKSITYRKVFINGELVKKETLSKDYYKPAKGRVRIGTKPVSTQTDNTSENQKSQDIINQ, encoded by the coding sequence GTGAATAAGGGCTTAAAAATTGCAATACCATTATTGATAATTGCACTTATATTAGCATTTGGAATAATATTGTTAAATGAAACAAGTGCTTCATCAAATAGGATTTACAAAGGAATATATATAAATAACATTAACGTTGGTGGAATGACATATGATGAAGCTTATAGATTGTTGAATGAAAAATTTAATATACCTCTGCAGGAAAAGGTTATTACGTTAAAATATAGGGATAAAGAATTTAGAACAACAAATAAGTTGTTAGAGACAAGATATGATATTGAAGAAAAAGTTAATGAAGCATTAAACTACGGTAAGGAAGGAAATATTTTTGAAAAGACTATTGAAAGGTTGAAGATTAGCACATCTTCTATAAATTTACAATTGGAGATAATTGTTAATGAAAAAAATATTGATGGGGTTGTTAACAAGATTTCTAAAAGTCTAATAACCATGCCTGTTGATGCCACTATAAAATTGATTGACGGGAAATTTATTATTACACCAGACGTGAATGGAAGACAAGTTGACGATGCTAAACTAAAAGAAATATTATTGAATTCTGTAAAGACAACTAATAGTGAAGAATTACAGATACCAGTCAAGGTTGTCGAAGCAAAAATAAAACAAGATGACTTAGAGAAAATTGACACTAGGATTTCTGCGTTTGCAACAAAGTTCAATCCTGCAGATGTAAATAGAACAGGAAACTTAAAGATTGCTTCTTCAAGTATCGACGGAACACTTGTTATGCCGGGTGAAGTATTTTCTATGAATAAAGTTTTAGGACCACGTGTTGCTTCAAAGGGATATAAAGAAGCTCCTGTGATTATAAATGGAACATTGGTTCCAGGACTTGCGGGGGGTATATGTCAGGTAACATCAACAGTATACAATGCAGCACTGCTTGCAAATTTTGAAATAGTAGAAAGAAGGCCCCATGGTTTGAAAGTTTCATACGTTCCTGCAGGCAGGGATGCAACTATTTCAGGTAATATAATAGATTTTAAATTTAAAAATACTAATAAAACACCTTTATATATAAGAGCCTGGGTGGGAAAAAACTATGTAAATGTGGAATTTTACAGCGCCAACGAGAATCCAAATATGAATGTTGTTATTGAATCAGAAATAATTGAACGAATACCAACAACAACTGAATATGTTAAAGATTCGAATTTATATCAGGGAGAAAAGGTCACAGAGGTAAAACCTATTGATGGGATTAAATCAATTACCTATAGAAAAGTTTTTATAAATGGTGAATTAGTTAAAAAGGAAACACTATCGAAGGATTATTATAAACCTGCTAAAGGAAGGGTGAGAATAGGAACTAAACCTGTTTCGACTCAAACTGATAATACAAGTGAAAATCAAAAGTCGCAAGATATTATAAATCAATAA
- a CDS encoding AAA family ATPase produces MNNDILIRAIDNIENVIFGKRPVIENIIIALISGGHILIEDVPGVGKTVLIKALAKTIDCSFARIQFTPDLLPSDILGVTIYNEKLNQFEFKAGPIFNQIILADEINRTSPKTQSSLLEAMEEHQITVDGKTYKLDEPFMVLATQNPIEYEGTFPLPEAQLDRFFMKISIGYPDEDNEILMMRKYRISNRLEELSLVLTPEQIKEIRELVKNIYVNDKIEKYILSIISETRKDSEILLGASPRATLNLLRSSQAKAFLRNRKFVTPDDVKSVAVNILSHRLLLKSEIKYKGKTAEKKVEEIISNIKVPGVGIDV; encoded by the coding sequence TTGAATAATGATATTTTGATTAGAGCAATTGACAACATTGAAAATGTAATTTTTGGCAAGAGACCAGTGATTGAAAACATAATAATTGCCTTAATATCTGGGGGACATATTTTAATTGAAGATGTCCCAGGAGTTGGTAAAACAGTTCTTATCAAAGCCCTTGCCAAAACAATTGATTGTAGTTTTGCAAGAATTCAATTTACCCCAGATTTGTTACCTTCAGATATTTTGGGAGTGACAATATATAACGAAAAGTTAAATCAATTTGAATTCAAGGCAGGACCTATTTTCAATCAGATTATTCTTGCCGATGAAATAAATAGAACTTCGCCTAAAACTCAATCAAGTTTATTAGAGGCAATGGAAGAACATCAGATTACAGTAGATGGTAAAACATATAAATTAGATGAGCCTTTTATGGTTTTGGCTACCCAAAATCCTATAGAGTATGAAGGAACGTTCCCGCTTCCTGAGGCACAACTCGATAGGTTTTTCATGAAGATTTCAATAGGCTATCCTGACGAGGATAACGAGATTTTGATGATGAGAAAATATAGAATTAGCAATAGGTTGGAAGAATTAAGCCTTGTTTTAACTCCTGAACAAATAAAAGAAATAAGAGAACTAGTAAAAAATATTTATGTTAATGATAAAATTGAAAAATATATACTTTCAATAATAAGCGAAACAAGAAAAGATAGTGAAATACTATTAGGAGCAAGTCCAAGAGCAACTCTAAATCTTTTAAGAAGCAGTCAAGCTAAAGCATTTCTAAGAAACAGAAAATTTGTTACACCAGACGATGTGAAAAGTGTGGCAGTAAATATTTTGTCTCACAGATTATTGCTAAAATCAGAAATTAAATATAAAGGCAAAACTGCGGAGAAAAAAGTAGAAGAAATTATTTCGAATATAAAGGTGCCAGGGGTTGGAATTGATGTATAG
- a CDS encoding DUF58 domain-containing protein — MYRIKKHFIFLIIFLYLIAYFQGGRILYLTFYFFSASILLSIFIVLRGVNNISVYQMVDNKEFYVGDVVDIQTKIYNEGLIPIPKVIAQNLTIENNEVILFLLKPLASFVIEQSFVPKIKGRYALGPVKIVLKDFFEIFEIERNYFEKKEIVIYPRFYCMKNFNLFSKKDIGFSKSIFKGVEDLTEIVGIRKYVYGESLKKVHWKISAKKKALYVKNFDSSTTNNLILFVDCYKENYNRKDGLFYFEKVLEISSSIAYFYLNSNTEIEIYFNTKLPLNSNIKKPNEFLRLLEIMVETNPDGNKKISDYMKSELGNMSKNTNILLILNSIDLTDAINLREICDIGYKLNIIIPEDTILSEETMNILRTSNLVMYIFRTSNNLGELVLYE; from the coding sequence ATGTATAGAATTAAAAAACATTTTATATTTTTAATAATATTTCTTTATTTAATTGCGTATTTTCAGGGTGGCAGGATATTATATTTAACTTTTTATTTTTTTTCTGCTTCTATACTTTTATCGATTTTTATAGTCCTTAGAGGAGTTAATAATATTTCAGTATATCAAATGGTTGACAACAAGGAATTTTATGTTGGAGATGTTGTTGATATTCAAACTAAAATTTATAATGAAGGATTGATTCCTATTCCAAAAGTTATAGCTCAGAATCTTACAATTGAGAATAATGAAGTTATTTTGTTCTTATTAAAACCATTAGCAAGTTTTGTAATTGAACAGAGTTTTGTTCCTAAAATTAAAGGAAGATATGCGTTAGGACCAGTAAAAATAGTTTTAAAGGATTTTTTTGAAATTTTTGAGATCGAAAGAAACTATTTTGAAAAGAAGGAAATCGTAATATATCCACGATTTTATTGTATGAAAAATTTCAACTTGTTTTCAAAGAAGGATATAGGATTTAGCAAAAGTATTTTCAAAGGAGTCGAAGATTTAACGGAAATTGTTGGCATCAGAAAATATGTTTATGGTGAGAGTCTAAAGAAGGTTCATTGGAAAATCTCAGCAAAGAAAAAAGCTTTGTATGTAAAAAATTTTGATTCCTCAACAACTAATAACTTGATATTGTTTGTTGATTGTTATAAGGAAAATTACAATAGAAAAGATGGATTGTTTTATTTTGAAAAAGTATTAGAAATTTCTTCGTCAATTGCTTATTTTTATTTGAATAGTAACACTGAAATAGAAATATATTTCAACACAAAGCTTCCACTAAATTCTAATATTAAAAAACCTAATGAATTTTTGAGATTATTAGAAATAATGGTTGAAACAAATCCGGACGGAAATAAAAAAATATCAGACTATATGAAATCAGAATTGGGAAATATGTCAAAAAATACAAATATACTGCTAATATTAAATAGTATCGATTTAACAGATGCAATAAACTTGCGCGAAATATGCGATATTGGCTATAAATTAAACATTATAATTCCTGAAGATACTATTTTAAGTGAAGAAACAATGAATATATTAAGGACGAGCAATTTGGTTATGTATATTTTTAGGACTTCTAATAACCTTGGGGAGTTAGTTTTATATGAGTAA
- a CDS encoding transglutaminase-like domain-containing protein, which translates to MSKLNMDYFILFTILTSIIYSIFIKIGYISIGLSSNLAFNCFVFVGINIFLYLLFKYKYLLFLAIIFLLTYVKLNFQMIMHYLKNILPFYQSILENQGVISNYFDLYIKFFYITVIFLSIVVFYLTFIKKRTVYLLILGLGLFSFYDFFGIDTFRYYNIFLILWFYLFWMSRNINVEKNKIHDRNYLFKLISLFTIFIFITNFAIKILPVEKEGKGYKLIEIANEMGEKINPKEQVTVVFGLKSTGFQPDSNKLGGPIKLNHNKAITVYPNNYSGELYLRGVIKDYYDGQKWKKSSNNFITGSKTNYNREGLRKFEIQITPTNLVTYTAFNVLFPESIRNTWNNFLIDADYLETKHPHPANRNDKYYVDFASYDYSIYTDYIQNKKWPTFKYSQDRYYFDYLRVPDIVSNKVYELTMSVIKDSRNDLEAAKRIQDYLRENYSYDLKPSIPPDNVDFVEHFLFEEKRGYCVYFASAMAIMLRTAGIPSRYVEGFAINATPFKEIDVLNSDAHAWVEAYINGLGFVTFDPTPGHYTTIDYAFDVLKNQTEIQEKDNQTEKLKENRVVEDNEAISQSKKVKNFYFELFVAFILVILMLIIIIFKRNKISTSYFVSKIKFTSFALGVNYEGLTLEELLLNIGQKLNIDMSIILEILNRNLYDDYDLTLEDKELLKNKFTDLEKELIKYLGIGKFIINKMNYGRFLIINKIYRFLKVKKCKY; encoded by the coding sequence ATGAGTAAACTTAATATGGATTATTTTATTTTGTTTACAATTTTAACGAGCATTATATATTCAATATTTATAAAAATTGGATATATTAGTATAGGATTATCATCGAATCTTGCATTTAATTGTTTTGTATTTGTTGGAATTAATATTTTTTTGTATTTGTTGTTTAAATATAAGTATTTGCTATTCTTGGCCATTATATTTTTACTAACATATGTCAAACTTAATTTCCAAATGATTATGCACTATTTAAAAAATATACTTCCTTTTTATCAAAGCATTTTAGAAAATCAGGGTGTAATCAGCAATTATTTTGACCTTTATATTAAATTTTTTTATATAACAGTAATTTTTCTTTCAATTGTTGTTTTTTATTTGACATTTATTAAGAAACGCACAGTTTATCTATTGATATTGGGATTAGGACTTTTTTCTTTTTATGATTTTTTTGGAATTGATACTTTTAGGTATTATAATATTTTTCTTATTTTATGGTTTTACCTATTCTGGATGTCAAGAAATATAAATGTTGAAAAAAATAAAATACACGACAGAAATTATTTATTCAAATTAATTTCATTATTTACTATATTTATTTTTATTACAAATTTTGCTATTAAAATACTGCCGGTTGAAAAGGAAGGCAAAGGATATAAGTTGATTGAAATTGCAAATGAAATGGGTGAAAAAATAAACCCCAAAGAACAGGTTACAGTAGTATTTGGTTTGAAAAGCACCGGATTTCAGCCAGATTCCAACAAGCTTGGAGGACCGATAAAATTAAATCATAATAAAGCAATTACAGTATACCCTAATAATTATTCCGGCGAATTGTATTTAAGGGGAGTTATAAAAGACTATTACGATGGGCAAAAATGGAAAAAAAGCAGTAATAATTTTATTACCGGTAGCAAAACAAATTATAACAGAGAAGGGTTAAGAAAATTTGAGATACAAATTACACCGACAAACTTAGTAACATATACAGCATTTAATGTTCTCTTTCCTGAATCGATAAGGAATACATGGAATAATTTTTTAATAGATGCAGATTATTTAGAGACTAAACATCCCCATCCAGCAAATAGAAACGATAAATATTATGTTGATTTTGCTTCATACGATTATAGCATCTATACTGATTATATTCAAAATAAAAAATGGCCGACTTTTAAGTATAGCCAAGATAGATATTATTTTGACTATTTACGCGTTCCTGACATTGTGTCTAATAAAGTTTATGAGCTTACCATGTCTGTAATTAAAGATAGCCGAAATGATTTGGAAGCTGCAAAAAGAATTCAGGATTATCTAAGGGAAAATTATTCCTATGATTTAAAACCATCGATTCCACCTGACAATGTAGATTTTGTTGAACATTTTTTGTTTGAAGAAAAAAGGGGATATTGCGTATACTTTGCAAGTGCAATGGCTATAATGTTAAGAACAGCAGGTATTCCATCGAGATACGTGGAGGGATTTGCTATAAACGCTACACCTTTTAAAGAAATAGATGTTTTAAATTCCGATGCGCATGCTTGGGTTGAAGCATATATAAATGGGCTTGGATTTGTTACTTTTGACCCAACTCCTGGACATTATACAACTATTGATTATGCATTCGATGTATTAAAAAATCAAACCGAAATACAAGAAAAAGACAATCAAACGGAAAAATTAAAAGAAAACAGGGTTGTTGAAGATAATGAGGCTATTAGTCAAAGCAAGAAAGTTAAAAATTTTTATTTTGAATTATTTGTCGCTTTTATTTTAGTAATTTTAATGTTAATAATTATTATTTTTAAAAGAAATAAAATAAGCACCTCATATTTTGTTTCAAAAATTAAATTTACATCATTCGCATTAGGTGTTAATTATGAAGGATTAACATTAGAGGAATTGCTGTTAAATATAGGCCAAAAGTTAAATATTGACATGAGTATTATTTTAGAAATATTAAACAGAAATTTATATGATGATTACGACTTAACCTTAGAAGATAAAGAATTATTAAAAAATAAATTTACAGATTTGGAAAAAGAGCTAATAAAATATTTGGGAATTGGTAAATTTATTATTAATAAAATGAATTATGGAAGATTTTTAATTATAAATAAAATATATAGGTTTCTAAAAGTAAAAAAGTGTAAATATTGA
- a CDS encoding TRM11 family SAM-dependent methyltransferase, whose translation MMFFYYVNFPDGEKELCLMELRRLFNINLDGKYFFYDEYIDVNRSPYIKYCIKIDAISESIEDLADIIEKKKIKYDDYKVQYISLIERMDLNKKHKIESLIGRNIEGEVKIHNPKTKVGVLDIEQKWVAGELIKNSGKWHEHDEKPVQYCNSLTARVSRALVNIATGRNQNIKMVDPCCGIGTVVLEALSMGIDIKGYDINNNVVKGAKNNLKYFGYPDVVSCSDIKDIAEKFDAAIVDLPYGVLSVTTREIQDEIIKNTARIAKRAVFVTLEDMQENIKNVGFEITDECRLRKGKFIRYINLCEIS comes from the coding sequence ATGATGTTTTTTTATTATGTTAATTTTCCAGATGGAGAAAAAGAATTATGCTTAATGGAGTTACGTAGACTATTTAATATTAATCTGGATGGTAAATATTTTTTTTATGATGAATATATAGATGTTAATAGAAGTCCCTATATAAAATATTGTATTAAAATAGACGCTATTTCCGAATCTATAGAGGATTTAGCAGATATAATCGAAAAAAAGAAAATTAAATACGACGATTACAAGGTTCAGTATATTAGCTTGATAGAGAGGATGGATTTGAATAAAAAACATAAAATAGAAAGTTTGATTGGAAGAAATATTGAAGGTGAAGTTAAAATCCATAATCCCAAAACTAAAGTTGGTGTTTTGGATATAGAACAAAAATGGGTAGCTGGAGAGTTAATAAAGAATAGCGGTAAATGGCATGAACATGATGAAAAACCGGTTCAATACTGTAATTCTCTAACTGCAAGGGTATCAAGGGCTCTTGTTAATATTGCAACAGGAAGAAATCAAAATATTAAAATGGTAGACCCTTGTTGTGGAATTGGAACCGTAGTTTTGGAAGCACTTTCAATGGGAATAGATATTAAAGGTTATGATATTAACAACAATGTAGTTAAAGGAGCAAAAAATAATTTAAAATATTTTGGTTATCCGGATGTTGTATCATGTAGCGATATAAAAGATATCGCTGAAAAATTTGACGCAGCAATCGTAGACTTACCTTACGGTGTTCTTTCCGTTACAACAAGAGAAATTCAGGATGAAATAATTAAAAATACGGCGAGAATTGCTAAAAGGGCAGTATTTGTTACTTTAGAAGATATGCAGGAAAATATTAAAAATGTTGGTTTTGAAATAACAGATGAATGTAGATTAAGAAAGGGTAAATTCATAAGATATATAAATTTGTGTGAAATTTCTTGA
- a CDS encoding DUF4430 domain-containing protein: MKFKFIPILITLFILTSCSKNQDNTINSDSNTLPEGQKTSVTTNVSNVEQKNKSTNEIKPQSDNKEADVKKQNEIKEVAIKLVISKDNKIILLEKVVKLNKSINALRLLKENAEVYEEGGFIKSINGLESIPPNKLTDEDIKKGILGYDWFIYLNGKKTSVGAKDILLKNGDEINFNYKGWTVDDLAP, encoded by the coding sequence TTGAAGTTCAAGTTTATACCTATTTTAATCACATTATTTATTTTAACTAGTTGCAGCAAGAATCAAGACAATACTATCAACTCAGATTCAAACACATTACCTGAAGGTCAAAAAACTTCAGTTACAACGAATGTATCAAATGTAGAGCAAAAAAATAAATCAACTAATGAAATAAAGCCACAATCAGATAATAAAGAAGCAGATGTTAAAAAGCAAAATGAAATCAAAGAAGTTGCGATTAAGCTTGTCATTTCAAAGGATAATAAAATAATACTTCTAGAAAAAGTAGTAAAGCTAAACAAGAGCATTAATGCATTAAGATTGCTAAAAGAAAATGCAGAGGTTTATGAAGAGGGAGGTTTCATAAAGTCCATCAATGGTTTGGAATCCATTCCTCCAAACAAGCTGACTGATGAGGATATAAAAAAAGGTATTTTAGGATACGATTGGTTTATTTATTTAAATGGCAAAAAGACAAGCGTAGGAGCAAAGGACATATTATTAAAAAATGGAGACGAAATAAATTTTAATTATAAGGGCTGGACTGTAGATGATCTGGCGCCTTAA
- a CDS encoding prenyltransferase/squalene oxidase repeat-containing protein has translation MKILKKNLIAGILTIILFLTFSSSVLAALSNTTKSKMKQSYSGAINYIINKSKTNGLSDWDAVALAMAGYNLNSSNLRIKGKTYLENKQNDILKELSYNWTTSYAKHILTIAASGYDPSNFNGVNLIEILKNSQLENGKFKDKIDDTKELYLNSHIWSIIALETVKENYNKEMAVKFLENNQNKDGGYSWILGNKNSDIDTTAMAVTALTMAGRTKSSVSVAKALNFLKSKIKYLSKESQTAETLAWVVQAAVSAGDDLSRYYIGKRNILEELYLYKDRTGGFKHLKSSNVDSIATNQVLRALISFNYNKNMYKNIRFTKGKFFKAVTKNENTNAVLYSVYNKDLKNVELIIRADGADEATLIINGDKNAYTLKPNNGYFKFYKNLELNSLNYKVFVKNNNNIIKVVLGVFELVEKSYDVTVRIETPEKTIGTYTVKAGNKTVYDFTGKSITTEVKSAYAAVAKVLIENNIPFEVIYYDLGPFIDSVGDFKPDYSNGKWWGTWVNNKSLEVGLSSFEIHQNDEILLYYVTDNKWDIKPLQITIPDEINKGDTVEIKVTAFSDVVSGATVYVGKNTYITNEQGIALVKLDEAGKFEVYAEKIKDGKPEYIRSKKTFIEIK, from the coding sequence ATGAAAATTTTAAAGAAAAATTTAATTGCAGGTATTTTAACAATAATATTATTTTTGACATTTAGTTCATCTGTTTTAGCAGCTTTAAGTAATACTACAAAATCAAAAATGAAACAAAGTTATTCAGGAGCGATAAATTACATTATTAATAAATCAAAAACAAATGGATTAAGCGACTGGGATGCAGTGGCTCTTGCAATGGCAGGTTACAACTTAAATAGCAGCAATTTAAGAATAAAAGGAAAAACATATTTAGAAAATAAGCAAAACGATATATTAAAAGAATTATCATATAATTGGACAACAAGCTATGCAAAGCACATTTTGACAATTGCAGCCTCAGGTTATGACCCTTCAAATTTCAATGGGGTTAATTTAATTGAAATTCTAAAAAACTCTCAATTGGAAAATGGAAAATTTAAGGATAAGATAGACGATACAAAAGAGTTATATTTGAATTCCCACATATGGAGTATTATAGCTCTTGAAACAGTTAAGGAAAACTATAACAAAGAAATGGCAGTAAAATTTTTAGAAAACAACCAAAATAAAGACGGTGGATATTCATGGATTCTAGGAAATAAAAATAGCGATATTGATACTACTGCAATGGCTGTTACTGCACTGACAATGGCAGGAAGAACAAAATCATCTGTATCAGTAGCAAAGGCTTTAAATTTCTTAAAATCTAAAATAAAGTATCTTTCAAAGGAAAGTCAAACTGCTGAAACATTGGCTTGGGTTGTTCAGGCAGCAGTTTCTGCTGGTGACGATTTGTCTAGATATTATATTGGAAAAAGAAATATACTAGAAGAACTTTATTTATATAAAGATAGAACTGGCGGATTTAAACATTTAAAGAGCAGCAATGTAGACAGCATTGCTACAAATCAGGTATTAAGAGCTTTGATTAGTTTTAATTACAATAAAAACATGTATAAAAATATAAGATTTACCAAAGGGAAATTTTTCAAAGCAGTTACTAAGAACGAAAATACAAACGCAGTTTTATATTCAGTATATAATAAAGATTTAAAGAATGTAGAACTAATAATACGAGCAGATGGTGCCGATGAAGCAACTCTTATCATAAATGGTGATAAGAACGCTTATACTTTGAAACCAAATAATGGATATTTTAAATTTTATAAGAATTTAGAATTAAATAGCTTGAATTACAAGGTTTTTGTAAAAAACAACAACAATATTATAAAAGTTGTTCTGGGTGTTTTTGAATTAGTAGAAAAAAGCTACGATGTAACAGTAAGAATAGAAACCCCTGAAAAAACAATTGGAACGTATACTGTGAAAGCTGGAAATAAAACGGTGTATGATTTTACAGGAAAGTCAATCACTACTGAAGTTAAGTCGGCTTATGCAGCTGTTGCAAAGGTTCTAATAGAAAATAATATACCATTTGAAGTTATATACTATGATTTGGGACCATTTATAGACAGTGTGGGAGATTTTAAACCTGATTATTCAAACGGTAAGTGGTGGGGCACTTGGGTAAATAATAAATCGCTTGAAGTTGGATTAAGTTCATTTGAAATACATCAAAACGATGAAATATTACTATACTATGTTACGGATAATAAGTGGGACATTAAGCCTTTGCAAATTACTATACCTGATGAGATTAATAAAGGTGATACAGTTGAAATTAAAGTTACAGCATTTTCGGATGTCGTTTCAGGCGCTACCGTTTATGTAGGAAAAAATACCTACATTACAAATGAACAAGGTATTGCGCTTGTTAAATTAGATGAAGCAGGCAAGTTCGAAGTTTATGCTGAAAAAATAAAAGACGGAAAACCTGAATACATAAGAAGTAAGAAAACTTTTATCGAAATAAAATAA